In Luteolibacter rhizosphaerae, the following proteins share a genomic window:
- the acpP gene encoding acyl carrier protein, producing the protein MAKLRDLIVKQLDVSPDKVVPEAGLRKDLGADDLDIVELIMAMEEEFNLSIRDEDAEKIQTFGDAVETLLRLGAR; encoded by the coding sequence ATGGCCAAGCTGCGCGATCTGATCGTAAAGCAACTGGATGTCTCGCCGGACAAGGTGGTGCCCGAGGCGGGCTTGCGGAAAGACCTCGGTGCCGACGATCTCGATATCGTCGAATTGATCATGGCCATGGAAGAGGAGTTCAATCTCTCGATCCGCGATGAGGATGCGGAGAAGATCCAAACCTTTGGCGATGCGGTGGAAACCTTGCTTCGCCTCGGCGCGCGCTGA
- a CDS encoding ParB/RepB/Spo0J family partition protein — MSKPALGKGLGALIRKQPGSTSPDAAASVDGHGRAREVAIDLVVPSPLQPRTHFIDTPLDELMESIRQHGIIQPLIVRPVDGKFELIAGERRWRASKKLGLATVPVIEREASDRDVLEMALIENLQREDLNAIEEAAGYVRLAKEFSMKQEEIAARVGKSRASVANAMRLLDLHPDVQLMVAQGQLTVGHGKAILSIKDKSAQLLASDQILRKKLNVRAAEKLAQTFDPAAAAADAAKPIAAASSPAAPDAHMRALQNKLRDRFATHVMIHHGAKKGKIELEYYGDDDLQRILELLGVGEM, encoded by the coding sequence ATGTCCAAACCGGCACTTGGAAAGGGGCTCGGCGCCCTGATCCGCAAACAACCTGGCAGCACCTCCCCGGACGCTGCGGCTTCAGTGGATGGCCACGGCCGCGCCCGCGAGGTAGCGATTGATCTCGTCGTCCCGAGCCCGCTCCAGCCCCGTACCCATTTCATCGACACGCCGCTCGACGAGCTGATGGAGTCGATCCGCCAGCACGGGATCATCCAGCCGCTGATCGTACGGCCGGTGGACGGGAAGTTCGAACTGATCGCCGGTGAGCGCCGCTGGCGCGCTTCCAAGAAGCTCGGGCTGGCCACGGTGCCGGTGATCGAGCGCGAGGCCTCGGACCGCGATGTCCTGGAGATGGCCCTGATCGAGAACCTCCAGCGCGAGGATCTCAACGCGATCGAAGAAGCCGCCGGCTATGTGCGCCTGGCGAAGGAGTTCTCGATGAAGCAGGAAGAGATCGCCGCGCGCGTGGGTAAGTCCCGCGCCAGCGTGGCGAATGCGATGCGCTTGCTGGACCTGCACCCGGACGTGCAGCTCATGGTGGCTCAAGGCCAACTGACCGTAGGCCACGGTAAGGCGATCCTCTCGATCAAGGACAAGAGCGCCCAGCTCTTGGCCTCCGACCAGATCCTGCGCAAAAAGCTGAACGTCCGCGCCGCGGAGAAGCTGGCCCAGACCTTCGATCCTGCCGCCGCCGCTGCGGATGCGGCCAAGCCGATTGCCGCCGCGTCCTCTCCCGCCGCTCCGGATGCCCACATGCGCGCGCTGCAGAACAAGCTGCGCGACCGCTTTGCGACCCACGTGATGATCCATCACGGCGCGAAGAAGGGGAAGATCGAGCTGGAATACTACGGCGACGACGACCTGCAGCGCATCCTGGAGCTGCTCGGCGTGGGGGAAATGTGA
- a CDS encoding M28 family peptidase, producing MSLFPVKRAPIVLLLLVVLAAGAWFFLKEKSAPVPPAPGARVSLVAIKADLAAQFSGQNAYAHVKALDEIGPRPPASAGYMKALDYLEAEYAKLGWTTARQTFTRATPKGPVNFTNLLARHGAADWTKSVPAVIGGHLDSKDIQAFRFTGANDGGSSTGVIMEMARVLATDPAAAAQVELVLFDGEEAFLANLTHTDGLYGSKHYAKEIAKRSTWPSVGVVIDLVGDKDHPIQYNLDAPERFAQAVVKAAKDSGLELKPYPGQIIDDHLPLQGGGLETLHLIGDFQNMPYWHQAGDTLEVIDAEALEQTGRTVLRFLGGL from the coding sequence TTGAGTCTCTTCCCCGTGAAGCGCGCTCCGATCGTATTGCTGCTGCTGGTGGTCCTCGCGGCCGGGGCATGGTTCTTCCTGAAGGAGAAGTCCGCACCGGTGCCGCCTGCGCCGGGGGCTCGCGTCAGTCTCGTGGCGATCAAGGCCGACTTGGCCGCGCAGTTCTCCGGGCAGAATGCCTATGCGCATGTGAAGGCGCTGGACGAGATCGGCCCGCGCCCGCCTGCGAGCGCGGGCTACATGAAGGCGCTCGATTATCTGGAGGCGGAGTATGCCAAGCTCGGCTGGACCACCGCCCGCCAGACCTTCACCCGCGCCACACCGAAGGGTCCGGTGAATTTCACGAACCTGCTGGCCCGTCATGGTGCGGCGGATTGGACCAAGTCCGTGCCGGCGGTGATCGGCGGGCACTTGGACAGCAAGGACATCCAAGCCTTCCGCTTCACCGGTGCGAATGACGGCGGGTCCTCGACCGGCGTGATCATGGAAATGGCGCGGGTGCTGGCGACCGATCCGGCCGCGGCGGCGCAGGTGGAACTGGTCCTCTTCGACGGCGAGGAAGCCTTCCTCGCGAACCTCACGCATACGGACGGTCTCTACGGCAGCAAGCATTACGCGAAGGAGATCGCCAAGCGGAGCACCTGGCCCTCGGTGGGTGTGGTGATCGATCTGGTGGGGGACAAGGATCACCCGATCCAATACAATCTCGATGCCCCGGAGCGCTTCGCCCAAGCGGTGGTGAAGGCGGCGAAGGACAGCGGTTTGGAGCTCAAGCCCTATCCTGGGCAGATCATCGACGACCACCTGCCCCTGCAGGGCGGCGGGCTGGAGACCCTGCACCTGATCGGGGATTTCCAGAATATGCCCTACTGGCACCAAGCCGGGGACACCTTGGAGGTGATCGATGCCGAGGCCTTGGAGCAGACCGGGCGGACCGTGCTGCGGTTTTTGGGGGGATTGTGA